A window of Cohnella herbarum contains these coding sequences:
- a CDS encoding MFS transporter, translated as MARLVFLGCIAYLVVGIGQLVVGTIMEPMVEAYGIKYGDGGQLVMNQFLGGMVGIMLSPWLMGRIGKKALLLTALALMTAAQVVYSFQPSWDVMLAIGPVAGFGFGTTEAVVGSFIIGSAMGNANVAMSRVEIFFGVGALLMPFAGAALIAFGHWDSAFLVVGGMAAVSLLMWALYWPKILDRPIENASHVEGGLMKMPNRGKAIAVLAACSVFFAVYVGLEMSFIHYLPSLLVINNGLSDSTASLSLSLFWGAMALGRVVSGQAADRWGGAAYMLFTCIAAAVVFVLMGGLENTWATFILTFLAGLAMSGMFAIALVFTNRAVPGMTERTTSLLMAFGGIGGALMPKLTGWFLDENGADSTRWLFAGFAILMLAVIVWALLSAKSLERARSLELRV; from the coding sequence ATGGCTCGGTTAGTCTTCTTAGGTTGTATTGCATATTTGGTCGTCGGAATCGGGCAATTGGTCGTCGGAACGATCATGGAGCCGATGGTTGAGGCATACGGAATTAAATACGGGGACGGCGGGCAATTGGTCATGAACCAATTTCTCGGAGGAATGGTCGGCATTATGCTGTCGCCCTGGTTGATGGGACGAATCGGGAAGAAGGCTTTGCTGCTTACGGCGCTAGCTTTGATGACCGCGGCTCAGGTGGTTTATTCCTTTCAGCCTTCTTGGGATGTCATGTTGGCGATTGGGCCGGTGGCAGGCTTCGGCTTCGGGACGACGGAAGCCGTCGTGGGATCCTTCATCATCGGATCGGCAATGGGCAACGCTAACGTGGCGATGAGCCGGGTGGAAATTTTCTTCGGAGTCGGCGCATTGCTCATGCCGTTCGCTGGCGCGGCCTTAATCGCTTTCGGGCATTGGGATTCGGCTTTTCTGGTTGTCGGCGGAATGGCTGCGGTGTCGTTATTGATGTGGGCGCTGTATTGGCCGAAAATACTGGATCGTCCTATAGAGAACGCATCGCATGTTGAAGGCGGTTTAATGAAGATGCCGAACCGCGGGAAGGCGATCGCCGTTCTGGCGGCATGCTCTGTTTTCTTTGCCGTTTATGTCGGGCTCGAGATGAGTTTTATTCATTATTTGCCTTCGTTGCTCGTCATTAACAATGGACTGTCGGATTCGACGGCATCTCTATCGCTGAGCTTATTCTGGGGCGCGATGGCGCTGGGGCGAGTCGTATCGGGACAAGCGGCGGATCGTTGGGGCGGTGCCGCGTATATGCTGTTCACTTGCATCGCGGCGGCGGTTGTCTTCGTTCTGATGGGCGGTCTGGAAAATACGTGGGCGACGTTCATACTGACTTTCTTGGCGGGACTTGCGATGTCCGGAATGTTCGCGATTGCGCTAGTATTCACCAACCGTGCCGTTCCCGGCATGACGGAGCGGACGACGAGCTTGTTAATGGCGTTCGGAGGCATCGGCGGCGCGTTGATGCCGAAGCTGACGGGTTGGTTTCTGGACGAGAACGGCGCGGATTCGACTCGCTGGTTATTCGCCGGATTCGCGATTCTGATGCTCGCCGTTATCGTATGGGCATTGTTGTCGGCGAAATCGTTGGAGCGCGCTCGTTCCTTGGAGTTGCGGGTATAA
- a CDS encoding 4a-hydroxytetrahydrobiopterin dehydratase: MGKHPLLSEKELEEGLSGLTGWKVEEEGKWIARKRLFPSFMEAIAFVNQVAAIAEDRNHHPFIGIDYRRVTIRLTTWHSGGLTALDIESAKDYDRLP, translated from the coding sequence ATGGGCAAACACCCGCTGCTATCGGAGAAAGAGCTGGAGGAAGGCCTATCCGGACTTACGGGCTGGAAGGTCGAGGAGGAAGGCAAGTGGATTGCGCGTAAACGATTGTTCCCCTCCTTCATGGAGGCAATCGCGTTCGTGAATCAAGTAGCGGCGATCGCGGAAGACAGGAATCATCATCCGTTCATCGGAATCGACTACAGGCGAGTGACGATTCGGCTAACGACGTGGCATTCCGGCGGACTAACGGCGCTTGATATCGAATCCGCGAAGGACTACGATCGGCTGCCGTAA
- a CDS encoding SIR2 family protein: protein MSRFFCPESVEKVGVRESLPLSWIRVWKLHGSLGWFWKKGPSTTSGKVIRLGAQSKKDNLDELVIYPSREKYESSRKQPFITYFDRLKSYLRDGEGIFIISGYSFGDEHVNDVIFDGLRQNNRLHVIAFMYDNPELIALEQDLKQFLNISILSPNHAIIGGKLGDWKIDPQVKEDKKHEIVNFWDLDNDELKIGNFLNFIDFITDYKKVPSKVEVTDED, encoded by the coding sequence ATGAGCCGTTTTTTTTGTCCAGAAAGTGTTGAAAAAGTGGGGGTTAGAGAAAGTTTGCCCTTATCGTGGATTAGAGTTTGGAAACTTCACGGATCATTAGGTTGGTTTTGGAAAAAAGGTCCGTCGACAACAAGTGGAAAGGTTATTCGACTTGGGGCTCAATCTAAGAAAGATAATTTAGATGAACTGGTTATTTATCCATCAAGAGAGAAATATGAGTCCTCTAGAAAACAGCCATTCATAACATATTTTGACAGATTAAAAAGTTACTTAAGAGATGGAGAAGGTATCTTTATTATTAGCGGTTATTCATTCGGAGACGAGCATGTGAATGATGTCATTTTTGATGGGCTGCGACAAAACAATAGGCTTCATGTCATTGCTTTTATGTATGATAATCCAGAATTGATTGCCCTGGAACAGGATTTAAAACAGTTTTTAAACATATCAATATTGTCACCTAATCATGCGATTATTGGCGGCAAGTTGGGAGACTGGAAGATAGATCCGCAAGTAAAAGAAGACAAGAAGCACGAGATTGTAAACTTCTGGGATTTGGATAACGATGAATTAAAGATTGGAAATTTCTTAAACTTTATTGACTTTATTACTGATTATAAAAAAGTACCTTCAAAGGTAGAGGTAACAGATGAAGACTGA
- a CDS encoding DUF975 family protein, which produces MEKTLPTSAEIRARARASLAGNWTSAVLHFLLYYVVIWALGLLAYIPIIGWIAIILVTGALTYGLFSFYLTMSRNQAPSTGELFSGFEKFVPTFILYIVMCIFIFLWSLLLIVPGIIAAIRYSQAYYILRDNPNIGALEAIQRSKELMEGNKGRYFVLYLSFIGWYILGIISCGIGLLWVAPYFYTALGHFHDDLRGRYMSYSSPPPPPSPYGGQQFN; this is translated from the coding sequence GTGGAAAAGACATTGCCGACAAGCGCGGAGATTCGGGCCAGGGCGAGAGCGAGCCTCGCGGGTAACTGGACAAGTGCGGTTCTTCACTTTTTACTGTATTACGTAGTTATTTGGGCATTAGGCCTACTAGCGTATATCCCGATTATCGGTTGGATCGCGATCATACTGGTAACGGGTGCATTGACTTACGGGCTCTTCAGCTTCTATTTGACGATGTCGCGTAATCAAGCGCCGTCAACCGGGGAATTGTTCAGCGGTTTCGAAAAGTTTGTTCCTACTTTTATCCTCTACATTGTAATGTGTATTTTCATCTTTTTATGGTCATTGCTGCTTATCGTCCCAGGGATTATTGCCGCAATCCGTTATTCTCAAGCCTATTACATCTTGAGAGACAACCCGAATATAGGCGCGCTTGAGGCGATTCAAAGAAGCAAAGAGTTGATGGAAGGTAACAAAGGCAGATATTTCGTTCTGTATCTTTCCTTTATTGGTTGGTATATTCTGGGTATCATCTCGTGCGGAATCGGTCTCTTATGGGTCGCTCCTTACTTTTATACGGCGCTGGGTCATTTCCACGATGATCTGAGGGGCAGGTATATGTCTTACTCGTCGCCACCTCCCCCGCCTAGCCCATATGGAGGCCAACAGTTTAATTAA
- a CDS encoding KTSC domain-containing protein: protein MIVSIGYDYNSAILEIEFKSNHQVWNYYDVPSYVYEQIISSESCGKYFLANVRGGYREGRVA, encoded by the coding sequence ATGATTGTATCAATTGGCTATGATTACAATTCCGCAATTCTTGAAATTGAGTTTAAGAGTAATCATCAGGTCTGGAACTACTATGATGTACCATCCTATGTATATGAACAAATTATTAGTTCTGAATCGTGTGGCAAGTACTTTTTGGCAAATGTTCGAGGTGGATATAGAGAGGGGAGAGTTGCTTAG
- a CDS encoding DUF378 domain-containing protein: MKALNVISLILVILGGLNWLSVGLFEYDVVSEIFGGADEVGSRIVYTVVGIAALYALALFPKVSRDD; this comes from the coding sequence ATGAAGGCGCTAAACGTCATCAGTCTGATTCTCGTAATCCTAGGTGGATTGAACTGGCTTTCCGTCGGCTTGTTCGAGTACGACGTCGTCAGCGAAATTTTCGGAGGTGCGGATGAGGTAGGCTCACGGATCGTGTATACCGTCGTGGGAATCGCCGCGCTATACGCGCTTGCGCTCTTTCCCAAAGTTTCCAGAGACGACTAG
- the motA gene encoding flagellar motor stator protein MotA gives MKNSTIIGLVLGFVALVFGMYLKKAPLISLVNNPAAYVIILVGTAASVFMAFPMSDLAKVPKLFKLIFAEPKLLPRQQLIGMFMEWATITRREGLLALEARVDEIEDTFLKTGMRMIIDGNDQDFVRDVLLEDISATEERHRGGAQIFSQAGMYAPTLGVLGAVIGLIAALGNLSEMEKLAHAVAAAFIATLLGIFTGYVLWHPISNKLKRLSKREIDLKLMMVEGLLSIQSGVSTIAIQQKLLVFLTPTERLAFAEKEETQREQKTA, from the coding sequence ATGAAAAATTCAACGATTATTGGTTTAGTTTTAGGGTTTGTTGCGCTTGTCTTCGGTATGTACTTGAAGAAAGCCCCACTTATTAGTCTAGTGAACAATCCGGCTGCTTACGTCATCATTCTCGTCGGAACCGCCGCTTCCGTATTCATGGCTTTTCCCATGTCGGACCTAGCCAAAGTACCTAAGTTATTCAAACTCATCTTCGCAGAACCTAAGCTTCTTCCGCGCCAGCAGCTCATCGGCATGTTCATGGAATGGGCAACCATTACCCGCCGTGAAGGTTTGCTTGCTCTCGAAGCCCGCGTGGACGAAATCGAGGATACGTTCCTCAAAACCGGTATGCGGATGATTATCGACGGTAACGATCAAGACTTCGTTCGCGACGTTCTGCTCGAGGATATTTCGGCAACCGAGGAACGTCACCGCGGCGGCGCGCAAATCTTCTCCCAAGCGGGGATGTACGCACCGACGTTGGGGGTTCTCGGAGCCGTTATCGGACTTATCGCCGCTCTGGGTAACCTGTCGGAAATGGAAAAGCTTGCCCATGCCGTAGCAGCCGCATTTATCGCGACGCTTCTAGGTATCTTCACGGGTTACGTTCTATGGCATCCGATTTCCAACAAATTAAAGCGCCTCTCCAAGCGAGAAATCGATCTTAAGCTTATGATGGTCGAAGGGTTGCTTTCGATTCAATCCGGGGTATCGACGATTGCCATTCAACAGAAACTTCTTGTGTTCCTGACCCCGACAGAGCGGTTAGCGTTCGCCGAGAAGGAGGAAACGCAACGTGAGCAGAAAACGGCATGA
- a CDS encoding sulfurtransferase: protein MKHIVPVKWLLARLYESDVVIVDCRFQLGKPESGREAYEESHIPGAVYLDLEKDLSAPVGEHGGRHPLPDAAELTVKLGKVGISNDTRVVAYDDQGGAMASRLWWLLKYLGHENVFVMDGGFTAWKNAGCPVSAEQKVLIPARFVATVQHNLLVEVDEVRESLGTGRYVLVDSREAPRYRGEAEPIDRVAGHIPGARNLFWAEGRQADGTWKSAEEQRERFADAGLSQDDEIVVYCGSGVTATPNVLALGEAGFTRVKLYAGSWSDWISWQDNPIAVGDEEARNDG, encoded by the coding sequence ATGAAGCATATCGTTCCGGTAAAGTGGTTATTGGCTCGTCTATACGAGTCCGACGTCGTTATCGTGGATTGCCGATTCCAACTGGGGAAGCCGGAGTCCGGCAGAGAAGCTTATGAGGAAAGCCACATTCCAGGCGCCGTTTATTTGGATCTGGAGAAGGATCTTTCCGCACCGGTCGGCGAACATGGCGGTCGTCATCCCTTGCCGGATGCGGCGGAGTTGACAGTTAAACTAGGGAAAGTCGGTATCAGCAACGACACTCGCGTTGTCGCTTACGACGATCAAGGCGGAGCGATGGCGTCGCGGTTATGGTGGCTGTTGAAATATCTTGGCCACGAGAACGTTTTTGTCATGGATGGCGGCTTCACGGCATGGAAGAATGCCGGATGCCCGGTGTCGGCCGAGCAGAAGGTTCTTATACCTGCTCGTTTTGTGGCGACCGTACAGCATAATCTGCTGGTGGAGGTCGACGAAGTTCGCGAATCGCTCGGCACGGGACGTTACGTGCTGGTCGATTCGCGCGAAGCCCCGCGCTATCGCGGCGAGGCGGAGCCAATCGATCGGGTGGCCGGGCATATCCCGGGCGCGAGGAATTTGTTCTGGGCCGAGGGCCGGCAGGCCGACGGCACGTGGAAGTCCGCGGAGGAGCAGCGCGAGCGGTTCGCGGACGCGGGGTTGTCGCAGGACGACGAGATCGTCGTATACTGCGGCTCGGGGGTGACCGCGACTCCCAACGTGTTGGCGTTGGGGGAAGCGGGGTTTACCCGCGTGAAGTTGTACGCGGGGAGCTGGAGCGATTGGATTAGCTGGCAAGATAACCCCATAGCGGTCGGAGACGAAGAAGCACGGAATGACGGATAA
- a CDS encoding ATP-binding protein produces the protein MKTDVTYLGTVINVDSTSIEVEVSEDIPSSAPIINGRLYRIGQIGTLVKIPVGNIKLYGIVASVSNLPNQLNNIDGAVPDKGSRYLQVQLVGEQIGESKFERGIGSFPTINDEVHLVTEDDLKQIYGDQAKGLIEIGKHSSSENLSVYLDLNNFVLRHGAVLGSTGSGKSNTVAHIINEILCSFDGSRIVLIDIHGEYSTAFSNKCKVYKINDTVNPLHVPYWTLNFDELSFFLVGRPNGQERPEDKRLREEILKHKKESADKLKSGNVKTDFITADSPIPFDIKKMWHDFNREVYGTFSKAGAIEQNRDTEELENEGDFKNLIPAKFKPYSVSSAAPYKSKNETMYSYEQKIHSRLKDSRYKFMFNPDEYNDIDSSKDLDSLIRNWIEHDERLSILDLSGVPFELIDITVGIVTRLIYDSMYWGKNESYTGRNRPLLMVFEEAHSYLPRNEGNSHIYGYARKAVEKIFKEGRKFGLGALVVTQRPSEISETILAQVGTFIALRLTNSSDKSTVKSAAPNNMTSLIDLLSSLRRGEAIIVGESIEIPSRVRIKEYTPRPSSNDPDLCNKWGQSFASNENNYKEVITAMREQKHIIKGS, from the coding sequence ATGAAGACTGACGTTACATATCTAGGCACTGTAATAAATGTAGATAGTACCTCTATTGAAGTAGAAGTGTCTGAAGATATTCCATCTTCTGCACCAATAATAAATGGAAGACTGTATAGGATTGGACAAATAGGTACACTCGTAAAAATACCAGTAGGTAACATTAAACTCTATGGGATAGTTGCATCTGTGAGTAATTTGCCAAATCAACTAAATAACATTGATGGGGCAGTTCCGGATAAGGGTTCTCGATATTTACAAGTTCAACTTGTTGGGGAGCAGATTGGTGAGTCGAAATTTGAAAGGGGGATCGGTTCTTTTCCAACGATAAATGACGAAGTTCATTTGGTTACAGAAGACGATCTAAAGCAGATTTATGGGGACCAAGCTAAGGGCTTGATAGAAATAGGGAAGCATTCTTCTAGTGAGAATCTTTCTGTCTATTTAGATTTAAATAATTTTGTCTTGAGGCACGGTGCTGTTCTGGGTTCAACAGGTAGTGGTAAATCAAACACTGTTGCTCATATTATTAATGAAATTTTGTGCTCATTTGATGGGTCAAGGATAGTTTTAATAGACATTCATGGTGAATATTCCACTGCTTTTTCAAATAAATGTAAAGTGTATAAAATAAACGATACAGTCAATCCATTACATGTGCCATATTGGACATTAAATTTCGACGAACTATCGTTTTTTTTGGTTGGGAGACCTAACGGACAAGAACGTCCCGAAGATAAAAGATTACGGGAGGAAATACTTAAACATAAAAAAGAAAGCGCGGATAAGCTAAAATCAGGAAATGTTAAAACGGATTTCATCACCGCTGACTCACCTATACCATTTGATATTAAAAAAATGTGGCATGATTTTAACCGAGAAGTCTATGGTACTTTCTCAAAGGCAGGAGCAATAGAACAAAATAGAGATACTGAAGAGCTAGAAAATGAAGGCGATTTTAAAAATCTAATTCCTGCGAAGTTTAAGCCTTATTCTGTGAGTAGTGCGGCCCCATATAAATCAAAGAATGAAACTATGTATTCTTATGAGCAAAAAATTCATTCAAGATTAAAAGATTCTAGATATAAATTTATGTTTAATCCTGACGAATACAATGATATAGATTCGAGTAAAGATTTGGATTCATTAATTCGTAACTGGATAGAACACGATGAGAGGCTATCCATACTAGATTTAAGTGGAGTGCCTTTTGAGTTAATTGATATTACAGTTGGAATTGTTACTAGATTAATATATGACAGCATGTACTGGGGAAAAAACGAAAGTTATACAGGGCGAAACAGACCACTTCTTATGGTTTTTGAAGAGGCACATTCATATCTTCCTCGAAATGAGGGGAATAGTCATATTTATGGCTATGCAAGAAAAGCGGTTGAAAAAATATTTAAAGAGGGTAGAAAATTTGGGTTAGGAGCGTTAGTTGTAACACAGAGACCATCAGAAATATCAGAGACAATACTTGCGCAAGTTGGCACTTTTATAGCACTAAGACTAACAAATAGCTCAGACAAATCTACTGTAAAATCAGCAGCACCAAACAATATGACAAGTTTAATTGATTTATTATCTTCATTAAGGAGAGGAGAAGCAATTATTGTAGGAGAGTCGATTGAAATCCCATCTCGTGTTCGTATTAAAGAATACACACCAAGACCGAGTAGCAATGATCCCGATTTATGTAATAAGTGGGGGCAGTCTTTCGCATCGAATGAAAATAATTATAAAGAAGTTATTACAGCAATGAGGGAACAAAAACATATTATAAAGGGGAGTTAA
- a CDS encoding GNAT family N-acetyltransferase gives MLYVISNIFNSFFYKIQHLFLLFDLPLCAIEQTKPRKRYLVFFPTIIIEALTIYDTERSDPIPTDILLRLEPLTEQDGQTICEWRYPSPYELFRWPNWESMAKDGLEFGDPRIREEQYLAVRTAHNGQLVGYVQLFPMDRTLRIGMGLRPDCCDRGWGTILAAMVVKEAQRRQPDAEIDLEVERWNKRAIRVYEKAGFTITDEYERRASHGTVNVLCMVWHNR, from the coding sequence ATTCTATATGTAATATCCAATATTTTCAATTCATTTTTTTACAAAATACAACATCTTTTCCTTCTATTCGACCTCCCCCTCTGTGCTATAGAACAAACTAAGCCGCGCAAAAGATATCTCGTTTTCTTCCCAACTATTATAATAGAAGCATTAACGATTTATGACACGGAAAGGAGTGATCCCATTCCTACGGATATCCTCTTACGATTAGAGCCCTTAACCGAGCAAGATGGCCAAACGATCTGCGAATGGCGTTATCCCTCTCCTTACGAATTGTTCCGATGGCCGAATTGGGAATCGATGGCGAAGGACGGCCTTGAGTTCGGAGATCCCCGGATTCGGGAGGAGCAATACTTGGCTGTTAGAACAGCGCACAACGGGCAACTGGTCGGCTATGTACAATTGTTCCCCATGGATCGGACGTTGCGGATCGGGATGGGCTTGCGCCCGGATTGTTGCGATCGGGGGTGGGGTACGATTCTGGCCGCGATGGTCGTAAAAGAGGCGCAACGCCGGCAACCCGACGCCGAGATCGATCTCGAGGTCGAGCGGTGGAATAAACGAGCCATAAGAGTTTATGAGAAAGCCGGCTTTACCATCACGGACGAATACGAACGCAGAGCTTCGCACGGAACCGTTAACGTGTTATGCATGGTATGGCATAACCGTTAA